A window from Candidatus Nitrospira neomarina encodes these proteins:
- the rfbD gene encoding dTDP-4-dehydrorhamnose reductase, with product MRQSRVLITGAQGQLGQALQRQYADHEVTAWDLQDLDITQFEEVRKALDQLRPHIVINAAAFTQVDEAEVKQDAAYRGNALGPRNLAVVTNDLGMTLIHFSTDYVFDGQQNRPYHEFDCTNPLGVYGHSKLAGEEAVRVANPRHFIVRTAWLYHTVGRNFPSTICRMADREVVKVVSDQYGSPTFAPHLAQAVCQLGETDAFGTYHMAGTGGTSWYELAQTLYQALDIQTLVVPIATAQFPRPARRPSYAVLTSLQDPLIKLPPWEEGVRDFASQWKG from the coding sequence ATGAGGCAGAGTCGAGTTTTAATCACAGGGGCTCAAGGGCAATTAGGGCAGGCGCTCCAACGGCAGTATGCCGACCACGAGGTCACGGCCTGGGACCTCCAGGATTTGGATATCACGCAGTTCGAGGAAGTCAGGAAAGCCCTTGATCAACTACGACCACACATCGTCATCAATGCGGCCGCATTTACGCAGGTGGATGAGGCAGAAGTTAAGCAGGATGCCGCATACAGGGGCAATGCCCTGGGCCCGAGAAATCTTGCCGTGGTGACGAATGACTTGGGGATGACGCTTATCCATTTTTCCACCGATTATGTGTTTGATGGTCAGCAGAATCGGCCCTATCATGAATTTGATTGTACGAATCCGTTAGGCGTCTACGGGCACAGTAAATTAGCCGGGGAAGAGGCGGTGCGGGTCGCAAACCCACGGCATTTTATTGTCCGGACAGCTTGGCTTTACCACACCGTAGGGAGGAATTTCCCCAGTACGATTTGTCGAATGGCGGACCGAGAGGTCGTGAAAGTTGTCAGCGACCAGTATGGGTCACCGACCTTTGCCCCTCATCTTGCCCAGGCGGTATGCCAATTGGGTGAGACCGATGCGTTTGGGACCTATCATATGGCCGGTACAGGCGGAACCAGTTGGTATGAATTGGCCCAAACACTTTATCAGGCCTTGGATATTCAAACCTTGGTTGTGCCGATAGCCACTGCTCAATTTCCTCGCCCGGCCCGACGGCCATCTTATGCCGTGCTGACTTCTTTACAGGACCCTTTGATTAAGTTGCCGCCCTGGGAAGAGGGCGTTCGTGATTTTGCCAGTCAGTGGAAAGGCTAG
- a CDS encoding undecaprenyl-diphosphate phosphatase — protein sequence MGYIEAVVLAVIQGLTEFLPVSSSGHLVLAQHWFGHFSETNLLYDIMLHLATVTAILVYFRHDLLTLGLGYVGWTTTQGSLFQGFERRTIHYVLIASIPTAIIGLGIRSIGLETLIQPSVVAVMLLVTGVILWLGHGRSRARGIQDMSIRDALAIGMVQGVAVLPGISRSGSTIASGVLLGLDRELSARFSLLISMPAIVGATILEIGKGMDQIHDPIGVYLVGMVVAALVGYGSISLIIKLVRQDHFHLFSYYLWPLGISILLWDSLK from the coding sequence ATGGGTTACATCGAAGCGGTGGTGCTTGCGGTCATTCAAGGACTCACGGAATTCCTTCCGGTATCCTCATCCGGACATTTAGTTCTGGCTCAACACTGGTTTGGTCATTTTAGTGAGACCAATTTGTTGTACGACATCATGTTGCATCTCGCGACGGTGACTGCGATCCTGGTGTATTTTCGTCATGATCTCCTCACCTTGGGCTTGGGGTATGTTGGATGGACGACAACACAAGGCAGCCTGTTTCAAGGATTTGAGCGACGCACCATTCATTATGTTCTGATCGCATCCATCCCGACCGCGATCATTGGATTAGGTATTCGATCGATCGGTCTTGAAACGCTGATTCAGCCCTCCGTCGTGGCCGTGATGTTGTTGGTGACCGGTGTGATTCTCTGGTTGGGACACGGGAGAAGTCGTGCCCGGGGCATCCAGGACATGAGCATCCGGGATGCCCTGGCGATTGGCATGGTACAAGGTGTGGCGGTCTTACCCGGGATTTCCCGGTCCGGATCAACCATAGCCAGTGGAGTATTGTTGGGTTTGGATCGGGAATTATCGGCCCGGTTTTCTCTTCTGATTTCCATGCCTGCTATTGTGGGGGCGACGATCCTAGAGATTGGGAAAGGGATGGATCAGATCCATGACCCGATAGGTGTCTATCTGGTCGGAATGGTCGTCGCGGCCTTGGTGGGGTATGGATCTATTTCGTTGATCATTAAACTCGTCAGACAGGATCACTTCCATTTATTCTCTTATTATTTGTGGCCACTCGGCATAAGCATCCTTCTTTGGGATTCTTTGAAGTAG